In Zingiber officinale cultivar Zhangliang chromosome 6A, Zo_v1.1, whole genome shotgun sequence, a single genomic region encodes these proteins:
- the LOC121998409 gene encoding acyl carrier protein 2, mitochondrial-like: protein MAAMRNAVLRHLRVKVGYPFPAPAGTVSFADILRRYFSQDATASFLDKSEVLDRVITVVKSFQKVDPSKVTPTAHFQKDLELDSLDTVEVVMAFEEEFGFEIPDNEADKIDSIKAAVDFIASHPQAK from the exons ATGGCGGCCATGCGGAACGCTGTCCTCAGACACCTCCGGGTGAAAGTGGGTTATCCTTTTCCGGCACCGGCGGGGACCGTCTCCTTCGCGGATATCCTTCGCCGCTACTTCTCTCAAGACGCCACGGCCTCATTCCTTGATAAGTCAGAGGTTCTCGATCGAGTCATAACCGTGGTCAAGAGCTTCCAAAAGGTCGATCCCTCCAAG GTCACTCCAACTGCTCATTTTCAAAAGGATCTAGAGCTGGACAGTTTGGACACTGTTGAGGTTGTGATGGCTTTTGAAGAAGAATTCGGTTTTGAGATTCCTGATAACGAAGCAGATAAGATTGACTCGATTAAAGCAGCTGTGGATTTCATTGCTTCCCATCCCCAAGCAAAATGA
- the LOC121998410 gene encoding gibberellin-regulated protein 5-like, with protein sequence MATKVCLLLCIAMLLSLVVQGQDKSSPAPIAQPGNPLAPTPQPIKFPMYGATPGSLQPQECSGACSGRCSATAYKKPCLFFCQKCCAKCLCVPPGTYGNKQFCPCYNNWKTKRGGPKCP encoded by the exons ATGGCAACCAAAGTCTGTCTTCTCCTCTGCATCGCCATGCTGCTTTCTCTGGTCGTCCAAGGCCAG GACAAGTCGTCTCCAGCCCCGATTGCACAACCTGGGAATCCACTCGCCCCGACTCCACAGCCAATCAAGTTCCCCATG TATGGAGCCACTCCAGGAAGCCTCCAGCCTCAAG AGTGCTCGGGAGCTTGCTCCGGGCGGTGCTCGGCGACGGCGTACAAGAAGCCGTGCCTGTTCTTCTGCCAAAAGTGCTGCGCCAAGTGCCTGTGCGTGCCGCCGGGAACCTACGGCAACAAGCAGTTCTGTCCCTGCTACAACAACTGGAAGACCAAGAGAGGCGGCCCCAAATGCCCCTGA
- the LOC121995407 gene encoding uncharacterized protein LOC121995407, producing MGIVLRYVNKHEYVIERFLAIVHVSDTSTISLKKAIDELFAKHKFSLSRLRGQGYDGALNMRGEYNGLKALILKENSSARYAHCFAHQLQLVVVAVAKSNQIVLDMMVQEMSNRFSESSTEVLTCIACLDPKDSFSQFDIGKLLHLVELYPEAFSLTDRVILEDQLETYIQNVRGEFSMIEDLGSLAKKMVETGKNTIFPLVYRLIELVLVLPVITASVERVFSAMKIPKTDLRNRMGNEWMNDSLVVYIEKNIFATIENEQILQHFQQMNTRRIQLPLLVCMSRSNAGGSSIKK from the exons ATGGGAATTGTTTTAAGATACGTGAACAAACATGAATATGTTATTGAAAGATTTCTTGCTATTGTACATGTGTCTGATACTTCTACTATTTCTTTGAAGAAGGCTATTGATGAATTGTTTGCAAAACATAAGTTTTCATTATCAAGATTGAGAGGCCAAGGATACGATGGAGCTTTAAATATGCGAGGTGAGTATAATGGATTGAAGGCTCTTATATTGAAGGAAAATTCATCTGCAAGGTATGCCCATTGTTTTGCTCACCAACTTCAACTAGTTGTTGTTGCAGTTGCTAAAAGCAATCAAATT GTTCTTGATATGATGGTTCAAGAGATGAGTAATCGGTTTTCAGAATCAAGTACGGAGGTACTTACTTGCATTGCTTGCTTAGATCCAAAGGACTCTTTTTCTCAATTTGATATTGGTAAGCTACTTCACCTTGTTGAACTTTATCCGGAGGCCTTTTCATTGACTGATCGTGTAATACTTGAGGACCAACTTGAGACTTACATTCAAAATGTACGAGGTGAATTTTCTATGATTGAAGATTTGGGAAGTCTTGCTAAAAAGATGGTTGAAACGGGCAAGAATACAATTTTTCCATTGGTATATCGTTTGATCGAGTTAGTATTAGTTTTACCAGTTATAACTGCTTCTGTTGAAAGAGTTTTTTCTGCGATGAAAATTCCCAAGACTGATTTGCGTAATAGGATGGGAAATGAGTGGATGAATGACAGTTTGGTAGTATACATCGAGAAGAATATTTTTGCTACAATTGAAAATGAACAAATTTTACAACATTTTCAACAGATGAACACTCGTAGGATCCAGTTACCTCTTCTTGTTTGTATGTCTAGATCTAATGCTGGTGGTTcaagtattaaaaaataa
- the LOC121995408 gene encoding zinc finger MYM-type protein 1-like — protein MEVFNTHVGGVASAHNDARTQCEAFQNQRQSVSHLLQAQGRGMEVAYRTRLMTTLDVTRFLLKQGLSFREHDESLNSSNKGNFLELIEWYTQRNDEVTKTMNENVPGNNQMKSLTVQKDLTRACAAEVTNVILNDIKDNIFSLMVDECRNISVKE, from the coding sequence ATGGAAGTATTTAATACGCATGTTGGTGGTGTAGCTAGTGCTCACAATGATGCAAGAACACAATGTGAGGCTTTTCAAAATCAACGACAAAGTGTGTCACATTTGCTACAAGCACAAGGACGTGGAATGGAGGTTGCATATCGCACTCGATTAATGACAACTTTAGATGTTACACGCTTTCTTTTGAAACAAGGTTTGTCTTTCCGTGAACATGACGAGTCATTGAATTCCTCAAATAAAGGTAACTTTCTTGAATTGATTGAGTGGTATACTCAAAGAAATGATGAGGTTACCAAGACCATGAATGAAAATGTCCCTGGAAATAATCAAATGAAGTCTCTAACAGttcaaaaggatttaacacgGGCTTGTGCGGCTGAAGTCACAAATGTCATTCTTAATGATATAAAAGATAATATATTTTCTCTTATGGTTGATGAGTGTCGAAATATTTCAGTGAAAGAATAA
- the LOC121998411 gene encoding regulatory protein NPR5-like has product MEETLKCLSLDYLNLLINGQAFSDVTFSVEGRLVHAHRCILAARSLFFRRFFCGTDPPSPGLLSSPRRSGAVPTAVIPVNSVSYEVFLLVLQFLYSGQASVVPQKHEPRASCGERGCWHAHCTAAVDLALDTLAAARSFGVKQLEQITEKQLAGMVEKASIEDVMKVLLASRQQETQQLWSTCSHLVAKSGLPAEVLAKHLPIDVVAQIEQLRLKSSLSRRPSFIQHHQLDLGGPSVDVEDHRHKIRRMRRALDSSDVELVKLMVMGEGLNLDEALALHYAVENCSREVVKALLELGAADVNCPAGPAGKTPLHVAAEMVCPDMVAVLLDHHADPNVRNHPMNKGINVGLTSKSFHNYSLILEQGIYSIDAGEKPEDIM; this is encoded by the exons ATGGAGGAGACGCTGAAGTGCCTCTCGTTGGACTACCTCAACTTGCTGATCAACGGGCAGGCGTTCAGCGACGTTACCTTCAGCGTGGAGGGCCGCCTCGTCCACGCGCACCGCTGCATCCTCGCCGCGCGCAGCCTCTTCTTCCGCCGCTTCTTCTGCGGCACCGACCCGCCCTCGCCGGGCCTGCTCTCGTCGCCGCGCCGCTCCGGCGCCGTGCCGACCGCCGTCATCCCGGTGAACTCCGTCAGCTACGAGGTCTTCCTCCTCGTCCTCCAGTTCCTCTACAGCGGCCAGGCCTCCGTGGTGCCGCAGAAGCACGAGCCCCGGGCCAGCTGCGGCGAGCGCGGCTGCTGGCACGCCCACTGCACCGCCGCCGTCGACCTCGCCCTCGACACCCTCGCCGCCGCCCGATCCTTCGGCGTCAAGCAACTCGAGCAGATCACAGAG AAGCAATTGGCGGGCATGGTGGAGAAGGCGTCGATCGAGGACGTGATGAAGGTGCTGCTGGCGTCGCGGCAGCAGGAGACGCAGCAGCTGTGGAGCACCTGCTCCCACCTCGTCGCTAAGTCTGGTCTCCCGGCGGAGGTGCTCGCCAAACACCTCCCCATCGACGTGGTGGCTCAGATCGAGCAGCTCCGCCTCAAGTCCTCCCTCTCCCGCCGCCCCTCCTTCATCCAGCACCACCAGCTCGACCTCGGCGGGCCCTCCGTCGACGTCGAGGACCATCGCCACAAGATCCGCCGCATGCGTCGCGCCCTCGATTCCTCCGACGTCGAGCTCGTCAAGCTGATGGTCATGGGCGAGGGGCTCAACCTCGACGAGGCGCTGGCGCTCCATTACGCGGTCGAGAACTGCAGCCGGGAGGTCGTCAAGGCGCTCCTCGAGCTCGGCGCGGCAGACGTCAACTGCCCCGCCGGCCCCGCCGGGAAGACCCCTCTCCACGTCGCGGCCGAGATGGTCTGCCCCGACATGGTCGCCGTGCTCCTCGACCACCACGCCGACCCTAACGTGCggaatcatccaatgaataaaggcaTAAACGTGGGTCTTACATCAAAATCattccacaactactccctaatcctagaacaaggaatctactccatagacgctggAGAAAAACCTGAAGATATAATGTAA